One Pectobacterium colocasium DNA segment encodes these proteins:
- a CDS encoding protealysin inhibitor emfourin, which produces MKTLPELNEDAIIELAREGGFAWIPKLAGPRRFALASVPSSERERICHAIRNAFPQAREPGEPDGPGRGDQFYYRIHISYRHPQQNQYADVILLIPEDRAPPELTELWRNGAQA; this is translated from the coding sequence ATGAAGACGCTGCCGGAGCTCAACGAGGACGCCATCATTGAGCTGGCGCGTGAAGGGGGATTCGCCTGGATCCCCAAGCTGGCGGGGCCGCGACGCTTCGCGCTCGCCAGCGTGCCGTCATCCGAACGGGAACGCATTTGTCATGCGATCCGTAATGCCTTTCCTCAGGCTCGCGAACCCGGCGAACCAGATGGCCCGGGGCGTGGCGACCAGTTCTATTACCGCATCCATATCAGCTACCGTCATCCGCAACAGAACCAGTATGCCGATGTCATTTTGCTGATCCCCGAAGACCGCGCGCCGCCGGAACTGACCGAGCTGTGGCGTAACGGCGCACAAGCGTAG
- a CDS encoding zinc ribbon domain-containing protein, protein MDAHCPDCHHMMLWQPDGSFRCEECQQRYLREAVCPECKHLLQELKACGAVDYFCQQHGMISKRRVVFSYLPAD, encoded by the coding sequence ATGGATGCACATTGTCCTGATTGTCACCACATGATGCTGTGGCAGCCTGATGGTTCATTCCGATGTGAAGAGTGCCAACAGCGTTATCTGCGTGAGGCTGTGTGCCCTGAATGTAAGCACTTGCTTCAGGAACTGAAAGCCTGTGGTGCGGTAGATTACTTCTGCCAGCAGCACGGGATGATTTCCAAACGGCGCGTTGTGTTCAGCTATTTACCTGCCGATTAA
- a CDS encoding AEC family transporter — MSWETWSFAFNVTMPNVLMLLIGIALRKFNLLNDAFCDTAMRVVFNLSLPCLLFFSVAGNHQSFASQWPLVVYGTVGTLATFLLLEIAAVKLVKNPKERGIFVQGGFRSNTGVMGLAFAMSAYGDEGIAVGSLYLMVTVIMFNALSVITLTRSLQRQSPEQKIPVSQLLRGIVTNPLIIGLLLGAAYGQSQLPMPSVIKQTGGFISSMALPLALLCAGASLEWRSMFRSSNVAVLSSVAKIFVVPGLLTLGGWLVGFRGVELGIIFLFSSTPTAAGSYAMTRAMGGNATLAANIIGLTTVGAFFMIAIGLYVLRSLGVI; from the coding sequence ATGTCCTGGGAAACCTGGAGTTTTGCCTTCAACGTCACGATGCCCAATGTGCTGATGTTGTTGATAGGTATCGCGTTACGCAAATTCAATCTGCTGAATGATGCGTTTTGTGATACGGCAATGCGGGTGGTATTTAATCTTTCTCTTCCCTGTCTGCTGTTTTTTAGTGTTGCAGGCAATCACCAGTCTTTCGCGAGCCAGTGGCCGCTGGTGGTGTATGGCACGGTAGGGACATTGGCGACATTTCTGCTGCTGGAAATCGCGGCAGTGAAGTTGGTCAAGAATCCAAAAGAACGCGGTATTTTTGTACAAGGCGGGTTCCGCTCGAATACGGGTGTAATGGGGCTGGCGTTTGCGATGAGTGCTTATGGCGATGAAGGTATTGCTGTTGGCTCACTGTATTTGATGGTGACGGTCATTATGTTTAACGCCCTGTCTGTCATTACGCTGACGCGCAGCTTGCAGCGGCAATCGCCTGAACAGAAGATTCCGGTAAGCCAACTGCTGCGGGGCATTGTGACCAATCCGCTGATTATTGGTCTGCTGCTTGGTGCGGCCTACGGGCAAAGCCAACTGCCAATGCCGAGCGTCATCAAGCAGACCGGTGGCTTTATTTCCTCAATGGCGTTACCGCTGGCGCTGCTGTGTGCCGGAGCCAGTCTGGAGTGGCGCAGTATGTTTCGTTCGTCCAATGTGGCCGTGCTGTCTTCGGTGGCGAAGATATTCGTTGTGCCGGGGCTGCTCACGCTGGGCGGATGGCTTGTCGGCTTTCGCGGTGTTGAGCTGGGGATTATTTTTCTGTTTTCCTCAACGCCAACCGCAGCAGGTAGCTATGCCATGACTCGCGCGATGGGCGGAAACGCCACGCTGGCAGCGAATATTATCGGATTGACGACGGTTGGCGCGTTTTTCATGATTGCTATTGGGCTGTATGTGCTGCGTTCACTCGGTGTGATTTAA
- the der gene encoding ribosome biogenesis GTPase Der has protein sequence MIPVVALVGRPNVGKSTLFNRLTRTRDALVADFPGLTRDRKYGRAEVEGHEFIIVDTGGIDGTEDGVETRMAGQSLVAIEEADIVLFMVDARAGLMPADEGIAKHLRSREKTTVLVANKTDGLDPDMVTADFYSLGMGEVYPIAASHGRGVTSLLETVLLPFVQDEIEEPVELTEEEENAAYWAELEAEGQASEEEAEDDFNPEDLPIKLAIVGRPNVGKSTLTNRILGEERVVVYDMPGTTRDSIYIPMVRDEREYILIDTAGVRKRGKVTDTVEKFSVIKTLQAIEDANVVLLVIDAREGISDQDLSLLGFILNSGRSLVIVVNKWDGLSQEVREQVKETLDLRLGFIDFARIHFISALHGSGVGNLFESVTEAYACATRRVSTAMLTRIMQMASDDHQPPLVRGRRVKLKYAHAGGYNPPIVVIHGNQVKDLPDSYKRYLMNYYRRSLDVMGTPIRIQFKEGENPFADKRNTLTPNQLRKRKRLMSHIKKGK, from the coding sequence ATGATACCTGTCGTCGCGCTGGTCGGGCGCCCGAATGTGGGGAAATCCACGCTATTTAACCGCTTAACGCGCACTCGTGATGCATTGGTGGCGGATTTCCCAGGGCTGACTCGTGACCGCAAGTATGGTCGTGCAGAAGTGGAAGGGCATGAATTTATTATCGTTGATACCGGTGGGATCGACGGTACTGAAGATGGTGTGGAAACCCGTATGGCGGGCCAATCGCTGGTGGCGATTGAAGAAGCAGACATCGTGCTGTTCATGGTGGATGCCCGCGCGGGGCTGATGCCTGCGGATGAAGGCATTGCCAAGCATTTGCGCAGCCGTGAAAAAACGACGGTGCTGGTCGCGAACAAAACTGATGGCCTTGACCCGGATATGGTCACGGCAGATTTCTACTCGCTCGGTATGGGCGAAGTGTACCCTATCGCCGCGTCTCACGGCCGTGGTGTGACCTCATTGCTGGAAACAGTTCTGCTGCCATTTGTACAGGATGAAATCGAAGAACCGGTCGAATTGACTGAAGAGGAAGAGAACGCGGCTTACTGGGCAGAGTTAGAAGCGGAAGGACAGGCCAGCGAAGAAGAAGCCGAAGATGATTTCAATCCTGAAGATTTGCCGATCAAATTGGCGATTGTCGGGCGCCCGAATGTGGGTAAATCTACGCTGACTAACCGTATTCTGGGTGAAGAACGCGTGGTGGTATACGACATGCCGGGTACGACGCGCGACAGTATCTACATTCCGATGGTGCGCGACGAACGCGAATACATTCTGATTGATACCGCTGGTGTGCGTAAGCGCGGTAAAGTAACGGATACGGTAGAGAAATTCTCCGTTATCAAGACGTTGCAGGCGATTGAAGATGCCAACGTGGTACTGCTGGTCATCGACGCGCGTGAAGGTATTTCCGATCAGGATCTCTCACTGCTGGGCTTTATCCTCAATAGTGGGCGCTCACTGGTGATCGTGGTGAACAAGTGGGATGGCCTGTCACAGGAAGTGCGTGAGCAGGTGAAAGAGACGCTGGATTTACGCCTCGGCTTTATCGACTTTGCCCGTATTCACTTCATTTCCGCGCTACACGGCAGCGGTGTGGGCAACCTGTTTGAGTCCGTCACCGAAGCCTATGCGTGCGCTACCCGTCGCGTGAGCACGGCGATGTTGACCCGTATCATGCAAATGGCATCAGACGATCACCAACCGCCGCTGGTGCGCGGTCGTCGCGTGAAGCTGAAATATGCGCATGCTGGTGGCTACAATCCACCGATCGTGGTGATCCACGGTAATCAGGTGAAAGATCTGCCGGATTCTTACAAGCGCTACCTGATGAACTACTATCGTCGTTCGCTGGACGTCATGGGCACGCCGATTCGTATTCAGTTTAAAGAAGGGGAAAACCCTTTTGCAGACAAGCGCAACACGCTGACGCCAAACCAGCTACGCAAGCGTAAGCGTTTGATGTCACACATTAAAAAAGGTAAGTAA
- the bamB gene encoding outer membrane protein assembly factor BamB: MQLRKTLLVGLVSVALLSGCSLFNSEEDVVTMSPLPQVENQFTPTKVWNSSVGSGIGEFYSNLHPAWQDNRVFAADRRGTVKAMDLSDGKEIWRADLSEKTNFFSRNNPALLSGGVTVSGNHVYVGSEKAQVYALNAEDGTPVWQTKVAGEALSRPVVSDGVVLIHTGNGMLQALNEADGAIKWSVNLDMPTLSLRGESAPTTAFGAAIVGGDNGRVNAVMINQGQLIWQQRISQPSGATEIDRLNDVDTTPVVAGEVVYALGYNGNMTALDLRSGQILWKRELGSVHDFIIDGDRIYLVDQDDRVVALNTNGGVSLWRQSDLLHRNLTAPALYNGYLVVGDAEGYLHWLNTADGRFVAQQKVDSSGFLSKPVIASDKLLIQAKNGDVYAFTR; this comes from the coding sequence ATGCAATTGCGTAAAACACTGTTGGTAGGACTGGTTTCTGTTGCCCTGCTGAGCGGATGCTCGCTGTTTAACAGCGAAGAAGATGTCGTCACTATGTCTCCACTGCCGCAGGTGGAAAACCAGTTCACGCCAACCAAGGTGTGGAACAGCTCGGTTGGGAGTGGTATTGGCGAGTTTTACTCCAATCTTCATCCCGCATGGCAGGATAACCGCGTTTTTGCCGCCGATCGTCGTGGCACCGTGAAAGCGATGGATCTGAGTGACGGTAAAGAGATTTGGCGCGCCGATCTGTCTGAGAAGACCAATTTCTTCTCCCGCAATAATCCGGCGCTGCTGTCTGGTGGCGTAACGGTTTCTGGCAACCACGTCTATGTTGGTAGTGAAAAGGCGCAGGTCTATGCGCTGAATGCAGAAGACGGTACGCCGGTATGGCAGACGAAAGTGGCAGGCGAAGCGCTGTCTCGCCCTGTCGTCAGCGACGGTGTGGTGTTGATTCATACCGGCAACGGTATGTTGCAGGCATTGAATGAAGCGGATGGCGCCATCAAATGGAGCGTCAATCTGGATATGCCAACGCTGTCTCTGCGCGGCGAATCAGCCCCGACAACCGCATTTGGTGCGGCGATCGTGGGCGGTGACAACGGCCGCGTGAACGCCGTGATGATTAATCAGGGCCAGCTCATCTGGCAACAGCGTATTTCACAGCCGAGTGGCGCGACCGAAATCGATCGTCTGAACGATGTTGATACGACGCCAGTTGTCGCAGGCGAAGTGGTTTACGCGCTGGGCTACAATGGCAACATGACCGCGCTGGATCTGCGTTCTGGTCAGATTCTGTGGAAACGTGAATTGGGCTCAGTGCATGATTTCATCATTGACGGTGACCGTATCTATCTGGTCGATCAGGACGATCGCGTTGTTGCATTGAACACTAACGGCGGTGTGAGCCTGTGGCGTCAAAGCGATCTGCTGCACCGCAACTTAACGGCTCCAGCGCTGTATAATGGTTATCTGGTGGTGGGTGATGCTGAAGGGTATCTGCACTGGCTGAATACGGCGGATGGCCGCTTCGTGGCGCAGCAAAAAGTGGATAGCTCCGGCTTCCTGAGTAAGCCTGTGATTGCCAGCGACAAGCTGCTGATTCAGGCGAAAAACGGTGACGTCTACGCGTTCACCCGCTAG
- a CDS encoding YfgM family protein, translating to MEVYTTENEQVDALRRFLAENGKALVVGVVLGVGALVGWRFWQNHQNDSVMAASASYQQVTEQLAEGKTDAIAATEKFTAENKNAYGALASLELARHYVDLKDFAKAEQQLVQALSQTKDADLLAVVNLRLARVQLQENKADDALKTLDAIKLEGWASQAAEVRGDILASKGDNQAARDAYNKGLSSNPSQAQQALLRMKLNNLSS from the coding sequence GTGGAAGTCTATACCACAGAGAATGAACAGGTTGATGCACTACGTCGTTTCCTCGCGGAGAACGGAAAGGCGTTAGTTGTCGGTGTTGTGCTGGGTGTTGGCGCACTGGTTGGCTGGCGTTTCTGGCAAAACCACCAAAATGATAGCGTGATGGCAGCGTCCGCATCCTATCAGCAGGTGACGGAGCAACTGGCCGAAGGCAAAACCGACGCGATTGCGGCAACAGAGAAATTTACGGCCGAGAATAAAAACGCCTATGGTGCGCTGGCTTCTCTGGAATTGGCTCGTCATTACGTCGATCTGAAAGATTTTGCGAAAGCAGAACAGCAATTGGTACAGGCGCTGTCACAGACGAAAGATGCCGACCTGCTGGCGGTGGTTAACCTGCGTCTGGCGCGGGTTCAGCTACAAGAAAACAAAGCGGATGACGCGCTGAAAACGCTGGATGCCATCAAGCTGGAAGGCTGGGCGTCACAGGCTGCGGAAGTTCGTGGCGATATTCTGGCGAGCAAAGGGGATAATCAGGCTGCGCGTGATGCCTACAACAAAGGGTTGTCTTCCAATCCATCGCAGGCACAGCAAGCGTTACTGCGCATGAAACTGAATAACCTGTCCAGCTAA
- the hisS gene encoding histidine--tRNA ligase, whose protein sequence is MAKNIQAIRGMNDYLPAETALWQRIENSLKQVLSGYGYNEIRLPIVEQTPLFKRAIGEVTDVVEKEMYTFDDRNGDSLTLRPEGTAGCVRAGIEHGILYNQEQRLWYVGPMFRYERPQKGRYRQFHQLGCEVFGLQGPDIDAELILMTARWWRVLGIADHVKLELNSIGSLDARARYREALVAFLEQHKDQLDEDCLRRMYTNPLRVLDTKNPQIQVLLNDAPVLTDYLDDESREHFEALGELLTQSGIPYTVNPRLVRGLDYYNRTVFEWVTTSLGAQGTVCAGGRYDGMVEQLGGHATPAVGFAMGLERLVLLVQSVNPDFNAQSGVDAYLISSGAGTQVAAMQLAEKLRDALPQLKLMTNYGGGNFKKQFARADKWGARVALVLGENEVAAGQVVVKNLSNGEQDTLAQADVASRLATLLD, encoded by the coding sequence GTGGCAAAAAATATTCAAGCCATTCGCGGCATGAACGATTACCTGCCAGCCGAAACGGCATTGTGGCAGCGTATTGAAAACAGCCTGAAACAGGTGCTCAGCGGCTACGGCTATAATGAAATTCGTTTGCCGATTGTCGAGCAAACGCCGCTGTTTAAGCGCGCTATCGGTGAAGTGACCGATGTCGTCGAAAAAGAGATGTATACCTTTGACGATCGCAATGGCGATAGCCTGACCCTGCGTCCGGAAGGGACGGCAGGCTGCGTCCGCGCCGGTATTGAGCACGGTATTCTCTATAACCAGGAACAGCGTCTGTGGTATGTCGGCCCGATGTTCCGCTACGAGCGTCCGCAGAAAGGGCGCTATCGCCAGTTCCATCAGTTGGGTTGTGAAGTGTTTGGTCTGCAAGGGCCGGATATCGATGCTGAACTGATCCTGATGACGGCTCGCTGGTGGCGGGTGCTGGGCATTGCCGATCATGTGAAGCTGGAACTGAATTCGATCGGTTCATTAGACGCGCGCGCGCGCTATCGCGAAGCGCTGGTCGCGTTCCTCGAACAGCATAAAGATCAACTGGATGAAGACTGTCTGCGCCGGATGTACACCAACCCGTTGCGCGTTCTGGATACGAAAAATCCGCAGATTCAGGTGCTGCTGAACGACGCGCCAGTGCTGACGGATTATCTGGATGACGAATCGCGTGAACACTTTGAGGCGTTAGGTGAACTTTTAACGCAGTCTGGTATCCCATATACCGTTAATCCGCGTCTGGTTCGTGGTTTGGATTACTATAACCGCACGGTATTTGAATGGGTCACCACCAGTCTGGGCGCGCAGGGCACGGTCTGTGCCGGTGGGCGTTATGATGGTATGGTGGAACAACTGGGCGGGCACGCAACGCCAGCGGTCGGTTTTGCGATGGGTCTGGAGCGTCTGGTTCTGCTGGTTCAATCTGTGAACCCAGATTTCAACGCGCAGTCAGGCGTAGATGCTTATCTGATTTCTTCCGGTGCGGGAACGCAGGTTGCCGCAATGCAGCTGGCGGAGAAATTACGTGACGCGCTGCCGCAGTTGAAACTGATGACCAACTACGGCGGTGGCAACTTTAAGAAACAGTTCGCTCGCGCGGATAAATGGGGCGCCCGCGTCGCATTGGTATTAGGCGAAAATGAAGTGGCGGCCGGTCAGGTTGTGGTTAAAAACCTGAGCAATGGCGAGCAGGATACATTGGCACAGGCCGACGTCGCATCGCGGCTGGCAACGTTACTGGATTGA
- the ispG gene encoding flavodoxin-dependent (E)-4-hydroxy-3-methylbut-2-enyl-diphosphate synthase, whose translation MHNAAPITRRKSKRIYVGKVPVGDGAPIAVQSMTNTRTTDVEATVNQIRSLERVGVDIVRVSVPTMDAAEAFKLIKQQVNVPLVADIHFDYRIALKVAEYGVDCLRINPGNIGNEERIRSVVDCARYNNIPIRIGVNGGSLEKDLQEKYGEPTPEALLESAMRHVDILDRLNFDQFKVSVKASDVFLAVQSYRLLAARIDQPLHLGITEAGGARSGAVKSAIGLGLLLSEGIGDTLRISLAADPVEEVKVGFDILKSLRIRSRGINFIACPTCSRQEFDVIGTVNALEQRLEDIITPMDVSIIGCVVNGPGEALVSTIGVTGGHNKSGFYEDGVRQRERFDNEQMIDQLEAKIRAKASMMDENQRITVNLVDK comes from the coding sequence ATGCATAACGCTGCACCCATAACCCGTCGAAAATCAAAACGGATTTACGTCGGCAAGGTGCCTGTAGGTGATGGCGCGCCGATTGCGGTGCAATCCATGACCAACACCCGAACCACCGACGTTGAGGCTACCGTCAATCAAATCAGATCGCTGGAACGTGTTGGCGTCGATATTGTTCGCGTCTCCGTGCCAACGATGGACGCGGCGGAAGCCTTTAAGCTTATCAAACAGCAAGTGAATGTTCCGCTCGTCGCCGACATCCATTTTGACTACCGCATCGCGCTGAAAGTCGCGGAGTACGGCGTTGACTGTCTGCGTATCAATCCTGGCAATATTGGTAACGAGGAGCGCATCCGCTCGGTTGTCGATTGTGCGCGTTACAACAATATCCCGATCCGTATTGGCGTGAATGGCGGTTCGCTGGAAAAAGATTTGCAGGAAAAATACGGCGAGCCAACGCCGGAAGCGCTGCTGGAATCGGCGATGCGCCATGTCGATATTCTCGATCGCCTGAACTTCGATCAGTTTAAGGTCAGCGTCAAAGCCTCGGACGTTTTCCTTGCCGTGCAGTCTTATCGCCTGCTGGCGGCCCGTATCGATCAGCCGCTGCACCTCGGCATCACCGAAGCGGGTGGCGCGCGTAGCGGTGCGGTGAAATCGGCTATCGGCCTTGGACTGCTGCTGTCTGAAGGCATTGGCGACACGCTGCGTATCTCGCTGGCGGCCGATCCGGTTGAGGAAGTGAAAGTCGGCTTCGATATTCTGAAATCGCTGCGCATTCGTTCACGCGGAATTAACTTCATTGCTTGCCCGACCTGCTCTCGTCAGGAGTTTGACGTGATCGGGACGGTGAACGCGCTGGAACAACGACTGGAAGACATCATCACGCCGATGGATGTGTCGATTATTGGCTGTGTGGTGAATGGTCCTGGTGAAGCGCTGGTGTCGACCATTGGTGTTACTGGTGGACACAACAAGAGCGGCTTCTATGAAGACGGCGTGCGGCAGAGAGAGCGCTTCGATAACGAACAGATGATCGATCAGTTAGAAGCCAAGATCCGCGCGAAAGCCTCCATGATGGACGAAAATCAGCGTATTACCGTCAATCTGGTGGATAAATAA
- the rodZ gene encoding cytoskeleton protein RodZ: protein MNTEATQDTTEAKLPGERLREARERLGFTQQTIAERLCLKISTVRDIEDGTTPADLAPTFLRGYIRSYAKLVHLPEDELLPIVDKQAIPKTISVSPMQSFSLKKSRKKRDGWLMTITWLVVLVVLGLTGAWWWQNHQAQQAEINSMVDHASSMQAQTEGQPVPLMDNSAPQETAAQNSAAAPASTPVDLSATVTATPSTPSSSVSSTTPSTAPSSQSPSQANTAQHQTAGNGLLGAGAVAPAAGTVTESNPVSAAHALVMTFTADCWLEVTDASGKKLFSGMQRNGGTLNLDGQSPYKLKIGAPAAVQIQFQGKPVDLSRFVRSNQVARLTLTAE, encoded by the coding sequence ATGAATACTGAAGCCACCCAAGATACAACAGAAGCAAAACTACCCGGCGAACGTCTGCGTGAGGCGCGTGAACGTCTTGGATTTACCCAGCAAACTATTGCCGAGCGTTTGTGCCTTAAAATCTCCACCGTTCGTGATATTGAAGACGGTACGACGCCTGCCGATTTAGCGCCGACTTTTCTGCGCGGCTATATCCGTTCTTATGCCAAGCTGGTTCATTTACCCGAAGATGAGCTGCTTCCCATCGTGGATAAACAGGCCATACCTAAAACGATCTCTGTCTCGCCGATGCAGAGTTTTTCGCTGAAAAAAAGCCGCAAAAAGCGTGATGGCTGGTTGATGACAATCACCTGGCTGGTCGTGCTGGTTGTTCTGGGGCTAACGGGCGCATGGTGGTGGCAAAACCATCAGGCTCAGCAGGCGGAAATCAATAGCATGGTCGATCACGCCAGTTCGATGCAGGCACAAACGGAAGGGCAACCTGTTCCGCTGATGGACAACAGCGCCCCGCAGGAAACAGCGGCACAAAATTCTGCTGCGGCACCCGCTTCTACGCCAGTCGACCTGTCTGCGACTGTCACGGCGACACCTTCAACGCCTTCTTCTTCTGTTTCCTCAACGACGCCGTCAACGGCACCTTCCAGCCAATCGCCTTCACAGGCGAATACTGCACAGCATCAGACTGCGGGTAATGGACTGTTAGGCGCTGGGGCAGTTGCTCCTGCTGCGGGTACGGTAACGGAGAGCAATCCGGTCTCTGCTGCCCATGCATTGGTTATGACTTTCACGGCCGATTGCTGGCTGGAAGTGACGGATGCCAGTGGCAAGAAACTGTTCAGCGGCATGCAACGTAACGGCGGCACGCTGAATCTGGATGGTCAGTCGCCCTATAAACTTAAAATTGGCGCACCTGCTGCGGTACAGATTCAATTTCAAGGCAAGCCGGTTGATTTAAGCCGATTTGTGCGCAGTAATCAGGTTGCACGCCTGACGCTGACCGCAGAATAA
- the pilW gene encoding type IV pilus biogenesis/stability protein PilW, which yields MVKVLSQGLSLSQRIALLRGAYWLSGLFAVLLLAGCVHSPQEATNPAVAQTRLQLGLAYLAHNNLDSARQNLEKAVAIAPQDYRTQLGMALYEQRIGENRLAEQRYQHVLNMAPENGSVMNNYGAFLCSLGQYVAAQRQFSAAAQLPDYSQVADALENAGYCFFHAGQTENARNLLSRALKYDPTKGSALLAEANKQFDAGKNEQARLLLDVYQHILPASAESLWLQIRFAALAGHDGDKERYGNVLARSFPQSKQYQHFLANEY from the coding sequence ATGGTAAAGGTTCTATCACAGGGATTGTCTCTGTCACAGAGAATCGCGTTATTACGTGGAGCGTACTGGCTGAGTGGCCTGTTCGCGGTGCTGTTGCTGGCGGGATGTGTGCATTCGCCTCAGGAAGCGACAAATCCCGCGGTTGCTCAAACCCGCTTGCAGCTGGGGCTGGCGTATCTGGCGCACAACAATTTGGATTCGGCTCGGCAGAATCTTGAAAAGGCGGTGGCGATTGCTCCGCAGGATTATCGAACACAATTGGGGATGGCGCTCTACGAGCAGCGGATAGGTGAAAACCGTCTTGCCGAACAGCGTTATCAGCACGTGTTGAACATGGCGCCGGAAAATGGCAGCGTCATGAATAATTACGGTGCGTTTCTGTGTAGTTTAGGGCAGTATGTAGCGGCGCAGCGACAGTTTAGTGCGGCTGCACAACTTCCTGATTACAGTCAGGTTGCTGATGCGTTGGAAAATGCGGGATACTGCTTTTTCCATGCCGGACAGACTGAAAACGCGCGCAATTTATTAAGTCGGGCGCTGAAATATGACCCGACGAAAGGCAGTGCCTTGCTGGCGGAAGCAAACAAACAGTTTGATGCCGGGAAAAATGAGCAAGCGCGGCTGCTGCTTGATGTTTATCAGCATATTCTTCCGGCCAGTGCCGAAAGCTTATGGTTACAGATTCGTTTCGCCGCGTTGGCGGGCCATGATGGCGATAAAGAACGTTATGGCAACGTGCTGGCGCGAAGTTTTCCACAATCTAAACAGTACCAGCACTTCTTAGCTAATGAATACTGA
- a CDS encoding bifunctional tRNA (adenosine(37)-C2)-methyltransferase TrmG/ribosomal RNA large subunit methyltransferase RlmN has protein sequence MSKQIASETVVPETTASTTVASTTTTVSEQTVSEFSPASADASQSVKTSAEKINLLDLNRQQMRDLFMSMGEKPFRADQVMKWIYHYCCDDFNQMTDINKVFRSKLQEVAEIRAPEVVDEQRSSDGTIKWAILVGGQRVETVYIPEEDRATLCVSSQVGCALECKFCSTAQQGFNRNLRVSEIIGQVWRAAKIIGAFKVTGQRPITNVVMMGMGEPLLNLTNVVPAMEIMLDDFGFGLSKRRVTLSTSGVVPALDKLGDMIDVALAISLHAPTDDIRNEIMPINKKYNIEMFLSAVRRYLEKSNANQGRVTVEYVMLDHINDGTEHAHQLAECLKDTPCKINLIPWNPFPGAPYGRSSNSRVDRFSKVLMEYGFTTIVRKTRGDDIDAACGQLAGEVVDRTKRTLKKKMAGEPIAVKAV, from the coding sequence ATGTCTAAGCAAATCGCGTCTGAAACCGTCGTGCCTGAAACGACCGCATCTACGACTGTCGCATCTACAACAACTACCGTATCCGAGCAAACCGTGTCCGAATTCTCTCCGGCGTCCGCTGATGCCTCTCAATCCGTTAAAACCAGTGCGGAAAAAATCAACCTGTTGGATCTTAACCGCCAGCAAATGCGTGACCTCTTCATGTCGATGGGAGAGAAACCGTTCCGCGCCGATCAGGTCATGAAATGGATTTATCACTACTGCTGTGATGACTTCAACCAGATGACGGATATTAACAAAGTCTTCCGCAGCAAATTGCAGGAAGTCGCTGAGATTCGCGCGCCTGAAGTCGTAGATGAACAGCGTTCTTCTGACGGCACGATTAAGTGGGCGATTCTGGTAGGCGGCCAGCGCGTAGAAACCGTTTATATTCCCGAAGAAGATCGCGCCACGCTGTGCGTATCGTCTCAGGTAGGTTGCGCGCTGGAGTGCAAGTTCTGCTCAACGGCGCAGCAGGGCTTTAACCGCAACCTGCGCGTATCGGAAATTATCGGCCAGGTGTGGCGTGCGGCGAAAATTATCGGCGCTTTTAAAGTCACCGGCCAGCGTCCCATTACCAACGTGGTGATGATGGGCATGGGCGAACCATTGCTGAACCTGACTAACGTGGTGCCAGCGATGGAAATCATGCTGGACGATTTCGGTTTCGGTTTGTCCAAGCGTCGTGTGACGCTGTCCACGTCTGGTGTCGTGCCTGCGTTGGATAAACTGGGCGATATGATTGATGTTGCGCTGGCGATTTCTTTGCATGCGCCGACCGACGACATCCGCAACGAAATCATGCCGATCAACAAAAAGTACAATATCGAGATGTTTCTGAGTGCGGTTCGTCGCTATCTGGAAAAATCCAATGCGAATCAGGGTCGTGTTACCGTTGAGTATGTGATGTTGGATCATATCAATGACGGTACCGAGCACGCGCATCAACTGGCTGAATGCCTGAAAGATACGCCGTGCAAAATTAACCTGATTCCATGGAATCCGTTCCCAGGCGCGCCGTATGGCCGTAGCTCAAACAGCCGTGTTGACCGTTTCTCCAAGGTATTGATGGAATATGGCTTCACGACGATCGTGCGTAAAACCCGTGGGGATGACATTGATGCTGCCTGCGGCCAGTTGGCTGGTGAAGTCGTGGACAGAACCAAGCGTACGCTGAAGAAGAAAATGGCGGGTGAACCTATTGCGGTGAAAGCGGTCTAA